GGTCTAAGAATAAGATTGTCCGTTTCAATAAGAAGAGACATTTTTGTAAAATCCTGTACAACATTCACTCGCCAGTGAGTGAAATTTATTAATATTCAAGCATTTTTCCTGAACTAGTTCTATACTGTGTTTAACAAATCCATGGAGAGGGTAATACTATGGCTGTTACAACTGGATTGTCAGGCAATGAAATCTATTGTTTAGCAGAAAAAGGTTACGCTCCGGGTAACATTGTTGTTGGTAATAGCGTTCATTCACTAGGACTTATCCGTAGCGTCGGCACTGGTTTGAAGGCGATGCTTGGGGGTGAGTTAACCCAGATTACTCAACTGATTGAAGATGGTAGAAAAACCGCTTATCAGCGAATGTTGCAAGAAGCAGTAAACTACAATGCAACTGGGGTCACCGGTGTTGACAGTCAGCTCATTTTCCATAGTGGGAATGTTGAATTTTTAGCGATTGGCTCTGGAATACATGCCAATGGAACCACCTCTTTAAATAAATTCTCAACATCTGCTGATGGTCAGGAGCTTTATGCTCAATTGGATGTAGGCTTTAAGCCCATTTGCTTTGCGTTTGGTAATGTTGCCTATTCTATGGGAATCGGTCGCGGAATTCTTGGTAGTTTGAAAACACTGGCACGCGGTGAGATTAAAGAATATTCGAATATTTTTAACCATACACGACATCTGGCACTAAGCCGTATTATCGCTCATGCCAAAGAACATAAAGCCAATGCTGTTCTTGGTATTAGAACTACAATTCTTCCTTTTGGCGGTGTTAATGAAATGCTAATGCTAGGCACGGCCTCTCACAATCCGAAATTGCCGGGTGATAAAGCAGATGAGCCTATCAGTAGCGATATGACCAATATCGAAATGTGGAATATGGCCAGTAAGGGCTACATGCCACTAAAACTATTGTTGGGAACCTCTGTTTATTCTTTAGGTTTTGTTGGCGGCCTTACCTCGACGTTAAAATCATTTATACGGGGTGAGATTAATGAATTAACCCGTCTGATTTATGATGCCCGCGAAAACGCACTAGCCATTATTAACGCTGAAGCGAAAGCCATCGGGGCAGACGATGTTATTGGCGTAAAAACCTATGTTTATCAACTAGGCAATGGATTAATTGAATTTTTAGCTATCGGTACAGCAGTTAAAAAAACAACGAGCCTAACTCCTGAATCGCCTCAACTTCCACCACAAGCGATAATTGTGGATAGAGATACGTTTTACGATTCAAACATTCCGAATAGTCTGGATGTGAATATGAATACTGGAAAAAAACCGATTAACAGAAGCTTTATGTCAGTGCTTATACCCTTTATTTTTATCCTGCTATTCATTCATTTCGTCTTCAGAGTAATTGGGGCATTTAGTTAGCTTGGCTCTGACTGACCAATTTAATCACCTTATTCACAAAAGAAGGTCCGGGATCGTCTTTATCCGTTTGATAGTTTGGATCTAGTTCGAGCCATAATTCGGTATTTTTGAAATTTAAATAATCCTTATGACCAATCACATATTTTATCTCTGGATATTTTTTCTTCAGATGACAGACCAAGAATGCATTGGCTTGTGCCTGTGCTTCAGTTAAATCATCCACACTATCAACACCACCAATGTTCTCAATACCAATTGCATAATGGTTTAAGCCGATAACATGCCTTGCCATCCAGTTTTCAGGCATAAGCTGATAAATACTGCCATCGCGATCGACTACAAAATGACTTGAAACATTTAAATTCCCAGGCAACTCTTTAATGCGTGGTGAACTTTGAGGAAAAGTAGGTGGGTTAAAGACACGAAGAGTAGCCTCTAAACTGGCAATACAAGTCCAGTGCAACACAATCATTCGCGGTTCAATTTCAATCGATTTGGAATCAATGCCGTAATGAGTCAATTGATATTGCTGCGTTAAGGCAATGCGCTCCTCATCAAATTGAATGGGTGCTTGATGAATCACTTGTGCATCATGACAAGAAAAAGCGTGCCCCAGAGAACTTATGAAGAAGGAGAATAAAAAGAATCGAGTGATTTTCATATTATTTTTTTAATACCATGAAATAAGCCACTACATAATTAGGTAAATGACGATTTGCCTGATAAAACGCGTCTTTCCCCGCATAACTTCCCGTTAAAAAATCAACTTGATAAAGATTATTTGCAAATGCACCTCCGGTATCCGCCAAAATACCGGCTCGCGTCACAATGTTTCCTGTTTGATTAGGATATTGCACCATCAGCAATTTTCCCAAACCCAATTGCTCAAGATCACCAGCAAACGTGACTCCACTATTCACAGTAATCTTATGCTCTGCATCTTTACCATAACCTTTTATGCCATCTACGGATTTAAAATACCAGTAGCGCTCCTGTTGATAGGGATTTTTGGCTTTATCGTAAGGAATATTATTGCAACGATGAACATTAAAGATTTTCACAGGCTGCCTGGCATCACCAAAATCGGCTACCACGGTGCCTTGCATTAACGCAGCTTCCAAATCATCACGATTTAAATACGCTAAAACAGGAACCTGCTTGTTAGCTAATGCACCTTTTAATATGTCTTGTTTTCCATAATGAAAGCGAACAAGTTCGGGTTTAGCCTCGGCTTCTTCAAGTGTTAACAATGCTTCATCTTTTGGTAGAGCATACAGTGCAAGCGGGTAAGCCGTGCTAGGCTGTTTTGAAACCCTCGCACGATGTACATAGTATTTGGTCATTAAAATTTTATCGTTGGGTAAATTAGCAATCAGTGATTTAGATCTCCTAAGAGGCTTTGCTTGCTCAACATCTGGATACCAACGAACGAAGTCAAAATGCTTTTTAACAAATGCAGGATTATTCATTTCATTTTGATGTTTACAGATAAACACCAAGGTAGCTTTCACACGTGCTAACGGAATCTTAAGAGCCTTACCTGAATGGATAACACGCGAATCATATTGTTTGCCTTTCTTTAGATAAGCTAATGTTTCTTTGGCTGTTGCACACAAAGCCGGACCATCAATTTCATAATGTGTCGCAGATAATGGTTTTGCAGGGACAAAACGAGGTTTAGCAATCACCTGAAAATTGCAAAAGATAATGACCAACAGCAATAAAAGTTTATTCACTTATTCAATCCTAAATTTATTTAAGTATTTAAAGAGCACTGTACGAAATTACATCAGGTTTCGTCTCACTAATAAAGTTTTTTGGAAATAAATTTGAATGGCGTGAAATGAGGAAGGGATTATAAATTACTGGATTTTACCATCTACGATATGAATCACTCGATCAGCTAATGCTGCAAAACCAGGTTCATGGGTCACGACGACAACAGCTCTCTGCTGTCGATGAGCAAGCTCTCGCAGGATTATTTCTACATTCTTGCTTGAAGCTGTATCGAGATTTCCAGTAGGCTCATCCGCTAAAATTAGCTGCGGCTCATTCGCGAGTGCTCGGGCAATTGCAACACGTTGACTTTGCCCGCCAGAAAGTTGCTTTGGAAGTTTATGTTGTTGATCTCCTAAACCCAAACTTACTAATAATTGACTGGCACGCTCTTTAATGGCTTCTGGTGACAATTTCCTCAAACGCTGCATAGGGAGCATGACATTTTCAAGGGCACTAAACTCTGGAAGCAAAAAATGAAACTGAAAGACATAACCAAGCTGAGCCAGGCGTACATCAGCCAGCTTATTCTCATTATAATTTGCGGTATTCTCACCTAAAAACCATAATTCACCGCTAGTGGGTCTATCTAATAGGCCTAGTAAATAAAGTAGGGAGGATTTACCTGAGCCAGAGGGCCCCATGATCACGATGAATTCACCAACCTGAATTTCCAGGTCAATATCGGCGACCAATGTTATTGGTACTTCGCCTGCCAAGCGTCGGGTAAGCTGTTCAGTCCTTATTAATACAGGCATTATAATCCTCCTCGCAGGATATCAACAGGCTGAACCAAGGCCGCTTTGCGTGCCGGCAGTAAAGCCGCCACCATAGCGGCAGTCATCGCAAAGGTAGCAGCAATAAGAAAATGCAGGAAACTCCAGTCCAGAGGCATACCAATAACCTCCGTACTACCCGGGGGTTTAAATTTTATCTGCATCAGACTGTACATAAGCCCACTTCCAAGCGGTAGCCCTAGCAGACAACCAACCAATCCAAGTAGAAAACCTTGAATGATAAAAATGAGTTGGATATCACTCTTGTGAAACCCTATTGATTTAAGAATGGCTATATCGCGATGTTTTTCCATCACCACAGTTGAAATCACATTGTAAATACCAAATGCAGCCACAATAAGTACTGCACTCACTACGCTATACATAATGATGTTTCGTATGGCCAATGTATTGAGTATGTCCTCTGATTTTTCTTGCCAAGATAGCGTTTGATAACCAACCTGCTTTTCAATTTGCGCGGCAATCGCATGTGCTTGATAAGGAGTAGTCAATTTCATAATAATATTATTTGCTCGATGAGTACGATTGAGTAGTGCCTGAGCACGTTTAATACTAATAAATGCTTGATTGGTGTCAAAATCCGAACGGCCTGTGCGAAAAATTCCAAGAATTTTAAAAACCCGCACCTGTCCTGCAGGAGCTGTCACCGTAATATTATCGCCAAGTTTCAATGATAATTTTCGAGCCAGTTCACTGCCAACGGCAATTCCATCGGAGTTAATCACTAAATCATCAATTGTCCCGGCGATCATATAATTTTCTATCGTCGATACTTTTTTAATCTCTTCTGGAATCATGCCATTTAAAGTAATCGAAACATCTCTACCTGCAAAACTAACTAATGCTTGTCCCACCAACACTGGCGAAGCAAGGAGGCCCGGAAAAGTATGCAAATACTTCATAATTTGTTCATAGCCACGTATGCCACGCGTTTCAGTCAGAGGTTTCACATTGCGAATCTCTATAACGCCTTCATTATAAAGTTGTTGAATAGGCTGCAGGCGGGGATTGCGATACTCATCAACAATAGTAATATGTGGTGAATTATCAATAAGGCGACGGATAAAGTCTTGTTCTGATCCTTGCATTAATGAGGAAATTGTTAAAAAGAAAGCAACACCTAGAATAATTCCCATAAGCGAGACTAAACTTTGTCGTTTCCGCGACAGCAAATGCTTTAAAGCAATGCTTAGAAATAATTTCATTCTTTTTCCTGTTCGACAAGAATAG
The nucleotide sequence above comes from Legionella hackeliae. Encoded proteins:
- a CDS encoding heavy metal-binding domain-containing protein produces the protein MAVTTGLSGNEIYCLAEKGYAPGNIVVGNSVHSLGLIRSVGTGLKAMLGGELTQITQLIEDGRKTAYQRMLQEAVNYNATGVTGVDSQLIFHSGNVEFLAIGSGIHANGTTSLNKFSTSADGQELYAQLDVGFKPICFAFGNVAYSMGIGRGILGSLKTLARGEIKEYSNIFNHTRHLALSRIIAHAKEHKANAVLGIRTTILPFGGVNEMLMLGTASHNPKLPGDKADEPISSDMTNIEMWNMASKGYMPLKLLLGTSVYSLGFVGGLTSTLKSFIRGEINELTRLIYDARENALAIINAEAKAIGADDVIGVKTYVYQLGNGLIEFLAIGTAVKKTTSLTPESPQLPPQAIIVDRDTFYDSNIPNSLDVNMNTGKKPINRSFMSVLIPFIFILLFIHFVFRVIGAFS
- a CDS encoding N-acetylmuramoyl-L-alanine amidase, with protein sequence MKITRFFLFSFFISSLGHAFSCHDAQVIHQAPIQFDEERIALTQQYQLTHYGIDSKSIEIEPRMIVLHWTCIASLEATLRVFNPPTFPQSSPRIKELPGNLNVSSHFVVDRDGSIYQLMPENWMARHVIGLNHYAIGIENIGGVDSVDDLTEAQAQANAFLVCHLKKKYPEIKYVIGHKDYLNFKNTELWLELDPNYQTDKDDPGPSFVNKVIKLVSQSQAN
- a CDS encoding ABC transporter ATP-binding protein, giving the protein MPVLIRTEQLTRRLAGEVPITLVADIDLEIQVGEFIVIMGPSGSGKSSLLYLLGLLDRPTSGELWFLGENTANYNENKLADVRLAQLGYVFQFHFLLPEFSALENVMLPMQRLRKLSPEAIKERASQLLVSLGLGDQQHKLPKQLSGGQSQRVAIARALANEPQLILADEPTGNLDTASSKNVEIILRELAHRQQRAVVVVTHEPGFAALADRVIHIVDGKIQ
- a CDS encoding FtsX-like permease family protein, which codes for MKLFLSIALKHLLSRKRQSLVSLMGIILGVAFFLTISSLMQGSEQDFIRRLIDNSPHITIVDEYRNPRLQPIQQLYNEGVIEIRNVKPLTETRGIRGYEQIMKYLHTFPGLLASPVLVGQALVSFAGRDVSITLNGMIPEEIKKVSTIENYMIAGTIDDLVINSDGIAVGSELARKLSLKLGDNITVTAPAGQVRVFKILGIFRTGRSDFDTNQAFISIKRAQALLNRTHRANNIIMKLTTPYQAHAIAAQIEKQVGYQTLSWQEKSEDILNTLAIRNIIMYSVVSAVLIVAAFGIYNVISTVVMEKHRDIAILKSIGFHKSDIQLIFIIQGFLLGLVGCLLGLPLGSGLMYSLMQIKFKPPGSTEVIGMPLDWSFLHFLIAATFAMTAAMVAALLPARKAALVQPVDILRGGL